The Pseudoliparis swirei isolate HS2019 ecotype Mariana Trench chromosome 1, NWPU_hadal_v1, whole genome shotgun sequence genome has a window encoding:
- the ndrg1a gene encoding protein NDRG1a isoform X1, whose protein sequence is MDDIQLVESKPLLVDRELPGLREAVLQLVIKETDVETPYGRIHCTMKGVPKGERPVILTFHDIGLNQKTCWDTLFNHEDMSEIMQHFAVCHVNAPGQQEGANTLSTGYEYPSMDQLSEILPLVLKQFGLKTVLGMGIGAGAYILTRFALDYPDMVEGLLLININPCAEGWMDWAAHKISGWTHAMPDMIISHLFGKEEIHNNHDLIGTYRQHVTNHMNQFNLHLFVKSYESRRDLEIERPIPGGIFRTLKCPSLLVVGDSSPAVEVVVECNTKLDPTKTTLLKMSDCGGMPQVEQPAKLTEAFKYFIQGMGYMPSASMTRLARSRTASGTSITTFEGNRSRSHTSEGNRSRSHTNEGNRSRSQTAENRSHTGSSMDDNVDQAVPKSTQVSC, encoded by the exons ATGGATGACATCCAGCTTGTTGAGTCCAAACCCCTGCTGGTTGACAGGGAACTGCCG GGCTTGAGAGAGGCTGTGCTGCAGCTCGTTATCAAG GAGACTGATGTGGAGACTCCTTATGGAAGAATCCACTGTACTATGAAGGGGGTTCCCAAGGGGGAAAGACCAGTCATCCTCACCTTCCATGACATTGGACTGAACC AAAAAACCTGCTGGGACACGCTGTTCAACCACGAGGACATGTCAGAGATCATGCAGCACTTTGCCGTGTGTCATGTTAACGCCCCCGGGCAGCAAGAGGGAGCGAACACCTTATCCACTGG ATATGAGTACCCTTCTATGGACCAACTCTCTGAGATCCTCCCACTGGTGTTGAAGCAATTTGG GCTGAAGACTGTTCTGGGAATGGGCATTGGGGCCGGGGCATACATTCTGACCAGATTCGCT CTGGACTACCCGGACATGGTGGAGGGACTGTTGCTCATCAACATCAACCCATGTGCTGAGGGATGGATGGACTGGGCTGCACACAAG ATCAGCGGCTGGACACATGCCATGCCGGACATGATCATCAGCCACCTCTTTGGAAAG GAAGAGATCCACAACAACCACGACCTGATCGGAACATACCGCCAACACGTCACAAATCACATGAACCAGTTTAACCTGCATCTCTTTGTCAAGTCCTACGAAAG TCGGAGGGATCTGGAAATCGAGAGACCGATCCCAGGAGGCATCTTCAGAACCCTCAA ATGCCCTTCCCTGTTGGTGGTTGGTGACAGCTCTCCTGCTGTGGAGGTCGTG GTTGAGTGCAACACCAAGCTGGACCCAACAAAGACTACTCTGCTTAAG atGTCTGACTGCGGAGGCATGCCTCAGGTTGAGCag CCTGCCAAACTGACCGAAGCTTTCAAGTACTTCATTCAGGGCATGGGATACA tgCCCTCTGCCAGCATGACCCGCCTGGCCCGCTCCCGCACCGCCTCCGGCACCAGCATCACCACCTTCGAGGGCAATCGCTCCCGCTCCCACACCAGTGAGGGAAACCGCTCTCGCTCGCACACCAACGAGGGCAACCGGAGCCGCAGCCAAACGGCCGAGAACCGTTCACACACGGGCAGCTCCATGGACGACAACGTGGACCAAGCTGTGCCCAAGTCCACCCAAGTGTCCTGTTAA
- the ccn4a gene encoding cellular communication network factor 4a, whose protein sequence is MSWLLVWILTAAGIQQAYSQNSTAMPPATAITSPAADVYNRTQYCKWPCDCPKVPPPCPPGVSLLMDGCDCCKACACQVGEVCNEANTCDYHKGLYCDYSSDKPRYEKGVCAYMVGTGCEHDGVIYRNGQSFKPSCKYQCVCVNGAIGCVPLCTESQPPRVWCQNPRRVKVRGQCCEQWICDEPKRGRKTAPRHAVEASPAETRSWHKNCITQTTSWSPCSRSCGRGLSLRISNANEECELVKESRLCTLRPCEVDITKHIKPGKKCLNIYREELPSSLTISGCTSRKQYRPKYCGVCTDERCCIPYKSKTIDVEFECPNGTGFTWKMLWVQACFCNLSCKNPNDIFAELESYYGYPEVVN, encoded by the exons ATGAGTTGGCTCCTGGTGTGGATTCTAACTGCAGCCGGGATTCAACAG GCCTACTCCCAGAATTCCACTGCCATGCCGCCTGCGACAGCCATCACATCCCCAGCTGCGGACGTGTACAATCGCACACAGTACTGCAAGTGGCCCTGCGATTGCCCcaaggtcccccccccctgtccgcCGGGCGTGAGCCTCCTCATGGACGGCTGTGACTGCTGCAAGGCCTGCGCCTGCCAGGTGGGCGAGGTGTGCAACGAGGCAAACACATGCGACTACCACAAGGGACTGTACTGTGACTACAGCTCGGACAAGCCTAGGTACGAAAAaggagtgtgtgcat ATATGGTGGGAACGGGCTGCGAACATGATGGCGTGATCTACCGTAACGGGCAGAGCTTCAAGCCCAGCTGTaaataccagtgtgtgtgtgtgaacggcgCCATCGGCTGTGTGCCGCTTTGCACAGAGTCCCAGCCTCCGCGGGTGTGGTGCCAAAACCCACGCCGGGTCAAAGTCAGGGGGCAATGCTGTGAGCAGTGGATCTGTGATGAGCCCAAAAGAGGGCGCAAGACCGCGCCACGACACGCAGTCGAGG CTTCCCCAGCTGAGACCAGGAGCTGGCATAAGAACTGCATTACCCAGACTACCTCATGGAGCCCCTGCTCTAGGAGCTGTGGTCGCGGCCTGTCCCTGAGGATCTCCAACGCCAACGAGGAGTGTGAGCTGGTCAAAGAGTCTCGCCTGTGCACTCTGCGGCCCTGTGAGGTCGACATCACCAAACACATCAAG CCGGGAAAGAAGTGTCTGAACATCTACAGAGAAGAACTGCCTTCAAGCCTCACCATCTCTGGCTGCACCAGCAGGAAGCAGTACAGGCCCAAATACTGTGGCGTGTGCACAGACGAGCGCTGCTGCATCCCCTACAAGTCCAAAACCATTGACGTGGAGTTTGAGTGTCCTAACGGGACCGGGTTCACCTGGAAGATGCTGTGGGTCCAGGCTTGCTTCTGCAACCTCAGCTGCAAAAACCCCAACGACATCTTTGCCGAGCTGGAGAGTTACTATGGTTACCCAGAAGTCGTGAACTAA
- the ndrg1a gene encoding protein NDRG1a isoform X2 — protein sequence MEDSDIEMIVAEIEVDETDVETPYGRIHCTMKGVPKGERPVILTFHDIGLNQKTCWDTLFNHEDMSEIMQHFAVCHVNAPGQQEGANTLSTGYEYPSMDQLSEILPLVLKQFGLKTVLGMGIGAGAYILTRFALDYPDMVEGLLLININPCAEGWMDWAAHKISGWTHAMPDMIISHLFGKEEIHNNHDLIGTYRQHVTNHMNQFNLHLFVKSYESRRDLEIERPIPGGIFRTLKCPSLLVVGDSSPAVEVVVECNTKLDPTKTTLLKMSDCGGMPQVEQPAKLTEAFKYFIQGMGYMPSASMTRLARSRTASGTSITTFEGNRSRSHTSEGNRSRSHTNEGNRSRSQTAENRSHTGSSMDDNVDQAVPKSTQVSC from the exons ATGGAGGATTCTGACATTGAAATGATTGTTGCTGAGATTGAAGTCGAT GAGACTGATGTGGAGACTCCTTATGGAAGAATCCACTGTACTATGAAGGGGGTTCCCAAGGGGGAAAGACCAGTCATCCTCACCTTCCATGACATTGGACTGAACC AAAAAACCTGCTGGGACACGCTGTTCAACCACGAGGACATGTCAGAGATCATGCAGCACTTTGCCGTGTGTCATGTTAACGCCCCCGGGCAGCAAGAGGGAGCGAACACCTTATCCACTGG ATATGAGTACCCTTCTATGGACCAACTCTCTGAGATCCTCCCACTGGTGTTGAAGCAATTTGG GCTGAAGACTGTTCTGGGAATGGGCATTGGGGCCGGGGCATACATTCTGACCAGATTCGCT CTGGACTACCCGGACATGGTGGAGGGACTGTTGCTCATCAACATCAACCCATGTGCTGAGGGATGGATGGACTGGGCTGCACACAAG ATCAGCGGCTGGACACATGCCATGCCGGACATGATCATCAGCCACCTCTTTGGAAAG GAAGAGATCCACAACAACCACGACCTGATCGGAACATACCGCCAACACGTCACAAATCACATGAACCAGTTTAACCTGCATCTCTTTGTCAAGTCCTACGAAAG TCGGAGGGATCTGGAAATCGAGAGACCGATCCCAGGAGGCATCTTCAGAACCCTCAA ATGCCCTTCCCTGTTGGTGGTTGGTGACAGCTCTCCTGCTGTGGAGGTCGTG GTTGAGTGCAACACCAAGCTGGACCCAACAAAGACTACTCTGCTTAAG atGTCTGACTGCGGAGGCATGCCTCAGGTTGAGCag CCTGCCAAACTGACCGAAGCTTTCAAGTACTTCATTCAGGGCATGGGATACA tgCCCTCTGCCAGCATGACCCGCCTGGCCCGCTCCCGCACCGCCTCCGGCACCAGCATCACCACCTTCGAGGGCAATCGCTCCCGCTCCCACACCAGTGAGGGAAACCGCTCTCGCTCGCACACCAACGAGGGCAACCGGAGCCGCAGCCAAACGGCCGAGAACCGTTCACACACGGGCAGCTCCATGGACGACAACGTGGACCAAGCTGTGCCCAAGTCCACCCAAGTGTCCTGTTAA